The following nucleotide sequence is from Drosophila simulans strain w501 chromosome 3L, Prin_Dsim_3.1, whole genome shotgun sequence.
TGTGACGCTGCCCGATGACAAGACCAATTACGTGCATCGCATCGGACGTGTGGGCAGGGCGGAACGCATGGGGCTGGCCATCAGTTTGGTGGCCACAGTGCCGGAGAAGGTTTGGTACCACGGCGAGTGGTGCAAGTCACGCGGCCGTAGCTGCAACAACACAAACTTAACCGACGTCCGGGGATGCTGCATCTGGTACAACGAACCAAACCTACTGGCCGAAGTCGAGGACCACTTGAACATCACCATCCAGCAGGTGGACAAGGCCATGGATGTGCCAGTTAATGACTTCGACGGCAAGGTCGTGTACGGTCAAAAGAATTTCAGAACTGGCAGCGGTTACGAGGACCACGTCGAGCAGCTGGTGCCGACTGTACGCAAACTGACGGAGCTGGAGTTGCAATCACAATCTTTATTCTTGAAACGTCTTAAGGTCTAACGCGGATCTGGAGCGACATTTATTTGCTAAGCAAGGAAAGGATGTGGTGAATTGAGAAGTGCATGGTCAACTCACGCGAAAATACTTTTGCGGCACAGACACACAATTTTGTATATGTAGGAAGTCGGAGCTCAAGCTCtgccattaaaaatatacatttaattaaactaacATTAAAATCGTCTGTCTAAAGAGTAAACAGCCTCGATGGAAAGCTGGTGTCCGGTTACCATCACttctcttcctcctcctcctcgtcctcctcgttGAACTCGGTTCGCATTTGTTGCAGCGCTCTAAGCTGCTGGCACAGCTGGTTGCCAAACGATTCAACGTAGCGGGGGCTGATCTTGTCCAGCAGCGCATACGGCGTTTCAAATatctcctcctcgtcgtcgccCTCATCTAGTCCGTTGCGAAGCAGTGCAGAGATCCGGCTATCCTCGTCTATGGTGTCGTACTGGGAGGAGACGATCTTGAAGCCACGACTGCTCACCTGAACGCAGCAAGTGGCGCTCTCGATGGTCCGGATGTTCAGGTAAATTTGCGTGGCATCGCTCGCCAGTTTGGAGGAGATGCAGATCTCAGCGACGTGAGCCTTCACATCGTTAATGATGGCGTTGGCTTCGTCCTCGCAGTTGAAGGCCTGCTCCTCCCCAGGCTCCGCGGTGGCTTTCGGTTCGCCCATCCTAACAGAATCGCTAAGGAGCACTGCGGCTGGCCTTTTAATTGAATCCCAGTCGATCTGCTTCCCTTTTACAGGCGCAACATGTCTTTTCACTCTACTCCATATGTGTCACAGCAGCTGTCTGGCGTTTGCCACGCGTTAGTAAATTTTGCTGGGTGAAGCGGAGCAGGGCGTTCCAGCATTCGTATACCCAGAGTAATCGCCAAACTAAACAaattatcattattaaatGGTCCGCTTTATAAGCAAATTAGGTAagggtttttatttaatagagGCTACTAAAAAATTCAGCCATAAAGTCTAATTTCGTAAGACGTATCGATATAAAACgtttgctgttttattttcgtttttatttattttaaattactcCTAAATAATTAGAATTGGAAAGGCGGGGCGCATACTTTTGATGCGATTTTTTACAGTGAGTACCGTAACAGCAGCTATTCATGTTGCCATAGATGGCGTGTTAGTTAAGAGCTGGAAAACCAGGGCTACATTGTGGCATATCTGAAAGCAAATCGTCGATGTCGGCAGGTAAATCGATAAGATAGAACATCGGTTCAGTTCCAGCTCTAATTTCGTtgcgaaaaaaataagaatcgAGGCATCGGCACGGACGTATATACTGCAATTCGAAGAATACACGCACAGATTGTGGTTCTTGGCAGGCACAGACTTACAGGGCGTGTGACAGCGATCGCTAGTGCAAATTACCCGTTCCCAGGCAAAGTGACACAGGCAGAGGCATCAGGATGAGCGCACCTGGCATGGACAAGAGAAAACTCTCGTAAGTATTTTGCAGTGCTCCTTCATTTTTCCTCCacggcgcacacacacacgccgtCGGCAGAGTACACACACTCAGCCCGTGCGCGAGTGTGAGTGGCAGCTGCGCGCAGGCAGCGCGGTCGGcgcgaaattgatttttcgcgGCAGAAGTTTTCTTGAGCCAGCAGGCACTTTCCTTTCCACGTCGGGATAAACAAGGAACAGGGTCAGGGGTAACATTGGGCTGCGGCAGAGGGAAGGGGCGGGTAGCTGCGGCTGGAGTTTGATTTCGGACAAGCGAATTCGTCCTGGGCAAGGCCAAGGACAAATTTGGCCATCTGACGGAAGTCGATTTCTATCggatttcaataaatgttaGTTACAATCTTAGATAGGCATAGTTTCAACTTATTCGGCATTAGTCTGGAaaatgtaacaggtagaaaaAAAGCTACGCACATCATCGATCAAGACTCGAGCCGATATGTAATACATACAAACCATTATAAGAATTACACATTAGAACTCCACAGTGTGAGAATTTCCACGTTCCTCTGCATTCTTCTCGGTTGGCCACACCTCTTTTGCCCGCAAATCGCAagttttcaaatgtttttaatagAGAAAAAATGCTTCGAATgcttcattttataaatattgttctatttaaattgttcCATGTTTGGGTCTTCGTGCAACACATACCGATTTCGGCATAAGTGCGCGATAACAACAGACCCACAGATCCAATAACACGACAACCAACTAACTAGCCAACCTAGCCGTTATCGGACAGAAAGTTTTATGGCCGCGTTAGCCCTCTCTCTAATTCTTCCCTATATGAGTAATGCCAGCACTAACCGCTTCAGTTTGCCCAGGAACAGGCGAATTCGAGTTGGCTTAGATTGTCATGACGCCTGCCAATGTCCTTGGCCCTGTGCAGTCGCCCACCGCCCAGTGACCCTGGGACTCGCATCCGCTTGAGCCTGTAATCACCCTCATCATCGTGGTCCTCAACCACTTTGTCGTGCGCTCGCCGTCTTATCAGCTCGCAGATTCTCAGAGCGGTTTTAGGCATACACAGCCTTGCCCCCAACCCCCCTTAGCTTGCCAAGCTTATAAATAGCACCCACCTGCTCAAGAAAATCCATACAGATTGCATGGGAAAGGTGCAATTTATGTTGCACGCGACCCTGCTGCAGAGCCAACAATGCCAGTTGCTTTCGAACTGGACGCCCTCAATGCCAACGCCTAGTCCGCGGGTGCAGGCAAGCCCTGAGGGCCAAGTGCTCCCCTGGATGAGCTCCCATCGCGTGCCACGGCTAACTGTTGCTGCGGTGACTCATAGTCCACTAGTACTTGCGATGGCTGGGCCTTATCGCCCTCTGTCAGAATGTGACATACGCTGCTGAAGGAATGTCGGAGGCACAGTGCAACTCCGCTAGGCAGCTCCACGCAGTGCTTCCTGAGGTCTTACCTGAGTGTGGTTATCAACCTTTAATTCCAAATGCGGAGACGTGGATAGTAATCCTATGCAATGCAGAGACCATATTCACTTGATTTCCCTTTATTTAGGACATCTGGCGACTCGCTTTACGAGATCCTAGGACTTCCGAAGACAGCCACCGGAGATGATATTAAAAAGACTTACCGGAAACTCGCACTCAAATACCATCCCGACAAGAACCCGGACAATGTGGATGCGGCTGATAAGGTAAATTATTGCCGAGAAATGGGTCCCTGCGTCACTATTAAAGGTCATATATCTGCAGTTCAAGGAAGTCAACCGGGCCCACTCGATATTGAGCGACCAGACGAAGCGCAACATATACGACAACTACGGCTCTTTGGGCTTGTACATAGCCGAGCAGTTTGGCGAAGAGAATGTCAACGCATATTTCGTGGTCACTTCACCGGCTGTAAAGGTCAGGAATCGCGGTATTTCGCATGGCTAGGCACATAAGTAATCTCTGATTCTCCTTGCAGGCGGTGGTTATCTGCTGTGCCGTGATCactggttgctgttgttgttgctgctgctgctgctgttgcaacttCTGCTGCGGCAAGTTCAAGCCGCCGGTCAACGAGTCGCACGACCAGTATTCACATCTGAATGTGAGTGATGTTTAAATCGGCTTAGCCAAGTCCAAGTATAATACCCGCCCCAACCCAGCCCGCCAGTAACTGAAATCATTTTGATTTAGTtaagaaaagagaaaacaagaaaaccaaTCCGGTGCAAAGCTAAAACATTAACTTTAACGCATGCTTCCCATCCACCCACACACTGTACTATTACGAACCTAACACCAAACCAACTTTGATGATTTTTGTGGGGAGATCCGTATCATTGTTCCTTCTGAGAAGCTAATGTTTAGTCAAAAACGTGCCCCTACATCTGACATCAACGCTTGCTTAACAGCTGCCCGAACAATAAACGCCTAACCATTTTTTAGTATAATTTTCCTGGGTTATCAGCTTTCTTGGCACAACATCTCCCACGATTGGTTTTTCTTTACACCCTTACAAACACTACTCTGATTGCACTGCTTTgtaattagtttattttggGTAAGTATGaagtttggttttggttttcggttatCAATTCTCCAGACACTGCAGTAATCAGAATACTGATTTTTGAGACCAGAGGTAAACACGACTAACCCCAAAACTTTTCCGATCCATCGaacaatttttgtataatttattgttAGTGTTTGTTTCGTATATGTGTACTTCACGAAAATCATCAAATGCTTCCAACGTTTCTCTCtccataataaaaaaaaaaaaactaataaataacgTCAACACTTACACGCTCGGATTTCTCGAGACAATTCTGCGAAACTGCACTTCCAGTAAGAAGTGCAACGATTATTGTTTTATCCACGAttgcttttcttgttttttaagTGTCCCATTGCGCATACAAATTTAGTTTGCACCCACCCACATTAGAAGTCGTCTTCCTTTGTTAGTTTGCAAGCTAAGGAAGAGAAGCTATAGACTTACGtttctatttttgtttaactttttttttctcaaaacTCTTTGCGATCGACTCATCATATCCACCACCTACTACCACCCACAACCACCACACATTCGCTCTCGACCTCGCCGTCAGCGCCCCGATGGCAATCGAGAGGGCAACGATATGCCACCGCATCTGGGACAGCCGCCACGCCTTGTAAGTATGCGAATCGAAAATAATACCAGCACGAGTACCGCATGAAAAAGGTGCAAGATCACCTGCGGCCCGCCTACCGCCTCCACCTGGCTCAAggcacccacccacccaccaaccaACTAACACAAAGCCAATAACCAAATCCGAACTCTACTTAAACGGTAACCAATCGAAATTTATATGTTCCAAGTGAACACGTCTTACTAACCTAAAATTCAGTCGCAAAACTAATTTGATCGAGAGAACTGAGGAAGAGATGACAAAAAAAACGACGTTTTTTTAAAGTACTGCTGTAAATGCTTGGTAAatgttttatgattttcttTCAATGCTGTCATCTGgctgattttaattttgtagtATTTGGCTTGAAGGGTCCTTCTATCCATCAGCACAAGAGTAATGTAATGTAGTGGCTAAACCGTAGTCGTAGCTAAACCGTAGAATAGTGTACATACATGGCTTGTAGGCAGCTTACCCACCGAAAGTTTTTGACTAAACATTGCTTAAGGGACCTTCCCTCTAAGCTCTCAAAACTTGCTTCAGAAACTAAAGTACGGGCGGAAATTCTAATCCCACTCTTTTGTGTCCCGCAGGAGGACGTTGATCTAGACGACGTTAACTTGGGTGCGGGCGGAGCCCCCGTTACCTCACAGCCGCGCGAACAGGCCGGAGGCCAGCCTGTTTTCTCCATGCCGCCGCCCAGTGGATCCGTGGGAGTCAACCCCTTCACCGGCGCCCCTGTAGCAGCTAACGAGAATACGTCGCTAAACACAACGGAGCAGACCACTTACACGCCAGGTATATAAGCAGTTGGTCCAGAAGTCAACCTCACAGCCAGCCTCCGCCAGTTTGGCAATCCGACAAAGCGTCTTTGACCATCGAACTTGTTATTGTGCATATATCGAACAAATATTGTATACTTCGGTCGCTGGATAGGTGGCGCAGGCATTCAGTCACCAGTCGACATACCCCGTCCAGCGATCAGATCAACACCTCCTTAGCAGTAAGCTCGTGTATCCGGCAAGGTATTTTTTAGACACTTCCTGTACATGTAAGGTCCCACATGCGTCCGCGAACATGGGATCCATTCACTTAGATCTGCATGCTGAATCACTTTACCACACACTGCCCGAGCTGCGGGATGACCAATGCCTAGATTGATTGACTCAGCCTTTCGTTCCTTAGGTCTACGCCAGCCGTACTCAAGTCCCCCATTTTAAAGACCTCCTTTCAAGATTGTTTTCCAAGCTTtcgcaaattaaatgaaatgataattttaatttccttatGGATTGCCTTGGATTACTGTGATCCTGCACCGCCATATGTTTTATGAAGGTCTCAAGATATATAATATGAATGTAGCTTAAGCTTGACGGATTTTAGTTTTATCGTTTGTTATGCAACGcgtacattttaatttcatttcacttatCACTGTCTActtctctctccctctctcttcaCTCTAGATATggttaatcaaaaatattagTCAAGTGCTGCGAGCGAGTCAAGACCCGGGTGCATGCGTACACCACACATTCAGATACAGACACAGAAAATACAAGCCCCTAAATCGTAACAGAAGAGAAAACCagatttatttcataattattaGTGTTGTTTTTAAGATGCGCGTATGTTGAAGCGAGTAAACATAGAAAccaatgtatttattttaagccgTAGCACTTAGCTCTAATTTTAAACTATCGAACTTCGTGGCCGCCCTCCGGTCAGTCAGGTTGATCTTGGTCCACTTCGGGCAATCGATTCACCAATTCCATTGTTCAAGCCATGCATCTAGCCTGGCAGCTGTACCACTATACCACTCGAATCGATAGCCAAGCCGCGCAGCCACCACTCCACCTATCCAGCCATGCTAAAACACCAAAACACCCTGCGGTGTTGATGAAATTGTATATCGGAAGTTAGTCTAGACATTTGCTTGGGGATCGGATCCCTTCCGGCTTAGCCCGTGAGTTGGGATTCAGTCGCGAAGAGAGGCACtgtaattatatatatgtatatgatatGTGTATCTAGTTTGCATTTGTGTCGTCGCTTAGTCTAGCTAAATTGTTCGCGAGATCGCCTCTTCACCGATTGTTTCTGTTATTTTGCACTAAATTGTTAAAGCCAGAACTACTTATGTAAAAAGGATGAATTGTCGAGCGACGCGCCCAGCAGATTGCTCCGATCCGATTCtaatgcaaatgtaaatacGAGTTAAACGATTAAGCATCACACAGTTAAACAGAGGAGGACGAAGAAGAGGACACTGTGAAGGGCGAACTAATTAACGCAAAGATAAATTATATAACAGATATTAATAATCccctctatatatatataacaattaAATACGAGTAATCAAAAGTTGAATTGTAACCCCCGAAAGTattgcacatatgtatgtattccaaattgtttcaaaattgaattgtatctatttgatttttgtttgattgttAACCCGcttttaaatgtaaatgaatGCGATTAGTCCAGCAgtaattaacttttatataGTAGTATCCCATTCTAAATCATTGACATCAATTATTGCCGATCAGCTCCGGGCCAGGATAAAAGTCCTTGGGCGCCGTGATCTTGGGCCGGGATCCGAGGGTCGCCGGCTCATCTATAGTATAAACacgcatacatatataaaattcaattattgaTAATTACATTTAACGGTCTTGCGTGTGTATTTATTGTTCGTACAAGTCAAAGCAAAAATACTaagtaaactaaatttaaacttaacaATTGTTTCCAAATTTCAATTGTATTCTGGTCTAACGCGAAGAAGCCGAAATAAATTTACTATACAAACTCACCGCCTTGTTTCACAAAGGGTATTCCCAAGTCGACTTTGCCCATGAAAAGCTCCGCCAGGATGGTAAACAAACTGATTTTCGGGGATGAAACTTTCGACGACGCCAGCTGACTGCAGTTAGCTTTCACTCTCTCCGCTCggcctttgttttgttttggggcaGTAACGGGCCACAGCCGGCACATGCGCTTTGCCCGCTCCCCGGACTCGCTGAACTTCGCCGCAGAGTTTTCCGCTTCAGAACCCGGAGGGCAGTCCGTCGGAGAGTTCGAGCCAAGTGCGGACAAAGGAGGCGATTTTTccgtgctgctgctcctgccaaaaacgcaaagtggaaaatgtgatgTGTTCGCTTTAATTGTCGAGGATAAATCAATTCCGCTGTTAATTAGATTGCGGGCACGtacctggccaaaagcagaggAGAAAGGCGAAAGGGAATCCAATAGGCCCAATCGAGGGCAGACCGTGGAAAAACCCTCTATCGCGAACCAGTTCGTggcagtgtgtgcgtgtgtggatTTTCGCCTTACTTTTTTCATGCGCAATTTGGGTTACAAAGCGAGAAAAGCGCTgcttaaaatgcattaaaatgttttaagcgCGGCGCTTCATTGATTTTCCTACGCACAAAGAATGATATACGAAGTCCTCACCAGGAACAAAGGGCGCAGGCCAACGATGAGGACAAAGACGCGAGGAAGCTGCTTCTAGCTTCCCAGCATTCATTAGGACAGGGCGAGGACCAGCCCCCGCGCAGATCAGGAAACTCATCCCGGGAGGCATCCTGGCTCCCGTACTGCCCAGCAGCGGCATGGCCGGCCTCATCGGCGccgcaaatggcaaacaccaccacccacacctcATCTCGCCCACCCACACGTCCCTGCCGGCCGGCATATGCAGCAGTGACAGCGGCATCTCCACTCTGAGTGCCATCTCGCCGCCGCTCTCCACCTCGACCACCACGGCCTCCGGTGCAGGCGGAGGAGTGGGCGGCAGCGGAGGCAGCCCCCAGCTGCGCACCTCACCTGCGCTGAGTATGCTGGGTAGCGCCACGGCGACGGCCAGCGGAGTTACCGCCTCCTCAGGATGCGGTCTTACTGCCGGGATCCTGGGCCCGGCGGCCAGCATTGACCTGGGCAGCTCGCCGCTTTCGCACCGAAACTACAGCAACTCACTGAAGGGCTTTAGTTTCCGTCGCAGCTTCGACGACAAGATCATCACTCCGCCGTACTTGTCGCGCGCTCCAGCCTACACCCACGGCATTCCCTATCCGCATTTTCACGGTACCCAGCCGGCGGCCACCACGCCGCACCACCTCCACCTACACCACCATGGCAACGGCACAGCTGCGGGATCAGGATCCGGTGTGGGATCGGCGTCGGGAACGGGATCTGGCAGCGGTG
It contains:
- the LOC6739673 gene encoding dnaJ homolog subfamily C member 5 homolog isoform X7 — encoded protein: MSAPGMDKRKLSTSGDSLYEILGLPKTATGDDIKKTYRKLALKYHPDKNPDNVDAADKFKEVNRAHSILSDQTKRNIYDNYGSLGLYIAEQFGEENVNAYFVVTSPAVKAVVICCAVITGCCCCCCCCCCCNFCCGKFKPPVNESHDQYSHLNEDVDLDDVNLGAGGAPVTSQPREQAGGQPVFSMPPPSGSVGVNPFTGAPVAANENTSLNTTEQTTYTPDMVNQKY
- the LOC6739673 gene encoding dnaJ homolog subfamily C member 5 homolog isoform X4 yields the protein MSEAQCNSARQLHAVLPEVLPECGYQPLIPNAETTSGDSLYEILGLPKTATGDDIKKTYRKLALKYHPDKNPDNVDAADKFKEVNRAHSILSDQTKRNIYDNYGSLGLYIAEQFGEENVNAYFVVTSPAVKAVVICCAVITGCCCCCCCCCCCNFCCGKFKPPVNESHDQYSHLNEDVDLDDVNLGAGGAPVTSQPREQAGGQPVFSMPPPSGSVGVNPFTGAPVAANENTSLNTTEQTTYTPGLRQPYSSPPF
- the LOC6739104 gene encoding GSK3-beta interaction protein, translating into MGEPKATAEPGEEQAFNCEDEANAIINDVKAHVAEICISSKLASDATQIYLNIRTIESATCCVQVSSRGFKIVSSQYDTIDEDSRISALLRNGLDEGDDEEEIFETPYALLDKISPRYVESFGNQLCQQLRALQQMRTEFNEEDEEEEEEK
- the LOC6739673 gene encoding dnaJ homolog subfamily C member 5 homolog isoform X2 — translated: MSEAQCNSARQLHAVLPEVLPECGYQPLIPNAETTSGDSLYEILGLPKTATGDDIKKTYRKLALKYHPDKNPDNVDAADKFKEVNRAHSILSDQTKRNIYDNYGSLGLYIAEQFGEENVNAYFVVTSPAVKAVVICCAVITGCCCCCCCCCCCNFCCGKFKPPVNESHDQYSHLNRPDGNREGNDMPPHLGQPPRLEDVDLDDVNLGAGGAPVTSQPREQAGGQPVFSMPPPSGSVGVNPFTGAPVAANENTSLNTTEQTTYTPDMVNQKY
- the LOC6739673 gene encoding dnaJ homolog subfamily C member 5 homolog isoform X1 — its product is MSEAQCNSARQLHAVLPEVLPECGYQPLIPNAETTSGDSLYEILGLPKTATGDDIKKTYRKLALKYHPDKNPDNVDAADKFKEVNRAHSILSDQTKRNIYDNYGSLGLYIAEQFGEENVNAYFVVTSPAVKAVVICCAVITGCCCCCCCCCCCNFCCGKFKPPVNESHDQYSHLNRPDGNREGNDMPPHLGQPPRLEDVDLDDVNLGAGGAPVTSQPREQAGGQPVFSMPPPSGSVGVNPFTGAPVAANENTSLNTTEQTTYTPGLRQPYSSPPF
- the LOC6739673 gene encoding dnaJ homolog subfamily C member 5 homolog isoform X6, with product MSAPGMDKRKLSTSGDSLYEILGLPKTATGDDIKKTYRKLALKYHPDKNPDNVDAADKFKEVNRAHSILSDQTKRNIYDNYGSLGLYIAEQFGEENVNAYFVVTSPAVKAVVICCAVITGCCCCCCCCCCCNFCCGKFKPPVNESHDQYSHLNRPDGNREGNDMPPHLGQPPRLEDVDLDDVNLGAGGAPVTSQPREQAGGQPVFSMPPPSGSVGVNPFTGAPVAANENTSLNTTEQTTYTPDMVNQKY
- the LOC6739673 gene encoding dnaJ homolog subfamily C member 5 homolog isoform X3 — its product is MSEAQCNSARQLHAVLPEVLPECGYQPLIPNAETTSGDSLYEILGLPKTATGDDIKKTYRKLALKYHPDKNPDNVDAADKFKEVNRAHSILSDQTKRNIYDNYGSLGLYIAEQFGEENVNAYFVVTSPAVKAVVICCAVITGCCCCCCCCCCCNFCCGKFKPPVNESHDQYSHLNRPDGNREGNDMPPHLGQPPRLEDVDLDDVNLGAGGAPVTSQPREQAGGQPVFSMPPPSGSVGVNPFTGAPVAANENTSLNTTEQTTYTPGI
- the LOC6739673 gene encoding dnaJ homolog subfamily C member 5 homolog isoform X5 codes for the protein MSAPGMDKRKLSTSGDSLYEILGLPKTATGDDIKKTYRKLALKYHPDKNPDNVDAADKFKEVNRAHSILSDQTKRNIYDNYGSLGLYIAEQFGEENVNAYFVVTSPAVKAVVICCAVITGCCCCCCCCCCCNFCCGKFKPPVNESHDQYSHLNRPDGNREGNDMPPHLGQPPRLEDVDLDDVNLGAGGAPVTSQPREQAGGQPVFSMPPPSGSVGVNPFTGAPVAANENTSLNTTEQTTYTPGLRQPYSSPPF